The Triticum dicoccoides isolate Atlit2015 ecotype Zavitan chromosome 6A, WEW_v2.0, whole genome shotgun sequence genome has a window encoding:
- the LOC119319085 gene encoding uncharacterized protein LOC119319085 isoform X2 encodes MALAPRPLATTVFVCRMMAVVLQAAALTCVVLAGDLWFSTFIFLKALLAAELALNAARLIYDAAQVFFQKPLPAFRWQMMGLVAADWVMMLLLSAAGSSSLAVEDFVQNNMRRCAWLHPGTCERYKASGVLTLLAWAFTALVACVMLRLQRIWDEDAAAAADA; translated from the exons ATGGCACTGGCGCCACGACCACTGGCCACCACAGTTTTCGTCTGCCGGATGATGGCGGTCGTTCTGCAGGCCGCGGCCTTGACTTGCGTTGTGCTCGCAGGCGACCTCTGGTTCTCGACGTTCAT ATTCCTCAAAGCTCTCCTGGCGGCGGAGCTGGCCTTGAACGCGGCGCGACTGATCTACGACGCGGCGCAGGTCTTCTTCCAGAAACCGCTGCCGGCCTTCCGCTGGCAGATGATGGGGCTCGTCGCCGCTGACTGG GTGATGATGCTCCTCCTTTCCGCTGCTGGGTCGAGCTCCCTCGCCGTGGAGGACTTCGTCCAGAACAACATGAGGCGTTGCGCGTGGCTGCATCCCGGGACGTGCGAGCGGTACAAGGCCTCCGGCGTACTTACCTTGCTGGCGTGGGCTTTCACTGCTCTGGTCGCCTGCGTTATGCTCCGTCTGCAAAGGATCTGGGAtgaagacgccgccgccgccgccgatgcgtGA
- the LOC119319085 gene encoding uncharacterized protein LOC119319085 isoform X1, whose protein sequence is MALAPRPLATTVFVCRMMAVVLQAAALTCVVLAGDLWFSTFIFLKALLAAELALNAARLIYDAAQVFFQKPLPAFRWQMMGLVAADWVPSSSILFRARRLAQPYLSTHECVHAWIAGDDAPPFRCWVELPRRGGLRPEQHEALRVAASRDVRAVQGLRRTYLAGVGFHCSGRLRYAPSAKDLG, encoded by the exons ATGGCACTGGCGCCACGACCACTGGCCACCACAGTTTTCGTCTGCCGGATGATGGCGGTCGTTCTGCAGGCCGCGGCCTTGACTTGCGTTGTGCTCGCAGGCGACCTCTGGTTCTCGACGTTCAT ATTCCTCAAAGCTCTCCTGGCGGCGGAGCTGGCCTTGAACGCGGCGCGACTGATCTACGACGCGGCGCAGGTCTTCTTCCAGAAACCGCTGCCGGCCTTCCGCTGGCAGATGATGGGGCTCGTCGCCGCTGACTGGGTACCGTCCAGTAGTATTCTCTTTCGTGCTCGCCGGCTCGCGCAACCATATCTGTCGACCCacgagtgcgtgcatgcatggattGCAGGTGATGATGCTCCTCCTTTCCGCTGCTGGGTCGAGCTCCCTCGCCGTGGAGGACTTCGTCCAGAACAACATGAGGCGTTGCGCGTGGCTGCATCCCGGGACGTGCGAGCGGTACAAGGCCTCCGGCGTACTTACCTTGCTGGCGTGGGCTTTCACTGCTCTGGTCGCCTGCGTTATGCTCCGTCTGCAAAGGATCTGGGAtga